The Strix uralensis isolate ZFMK-TIS-50842 chromosome 4, bStrUra1, whole genome shotgun sequence genomic interval ATACCCGGGGCTCAGCAGCACCATGAGAGCTTCAAAGaaggctgcagagaggagcagggagatggACGAGTGCAAGGATAACTGAATTCAGTTTAACCTGTTATGATGTTGATGCACTTGTAAAATACAAGCATTTCACTGCAAAGAGATTCTCTGCTCCCCTGAAAACACAACAACaagaaaatttctttcctttctttttgcatAGTACTTCAGCAATACTTCAAAGTAACAGTGCAACAAGTTACTCTAATTGAGTTTGTGAAGCAGATGTAATGACCTCAGCACAAATCAGGACCTAACACATCATCAGTCAGTTCTTAGCAAGTTAAGAAAAACGGCCATTTACTTTACTTGATGTGAGCAACTGAATTTTTCTGTCTTAAAGGTTGCTGTGTGCAATATCGCTGGAGTATGGGGCTGGTAAAACCAAAGGATGAGTACTAAAATATTATGTCTGACTTTTGAGTGGTATatcttttttcaaatattaaccAAATCTTCAGAATTCATGTTAaagcaataaaatttaaaaacaaggaaattcaGTTTTCCAGCAATTGTGTTTTGCATAGTTTAAAAATCATGTAAACTGTATTTGTTTCCTACTTACATCACATGATTCTGTACTCTTTTACTTATCCTCTTTTAAACATGTAATTATTGTATATTGTAACTGCACATTAATATCATCTATTGTACAtagtttattttaacaaaataaatgtattactAAGTATTTTGACAGCATCATTTTGCAAAGGTATGgtgctgtatttattttcccaGATGTTAATCACATATACCTTGCTGGACATTTCAGGTAGGAAAAACACATACTAACATACAAGGCTGCTTTTGGATGGCCCTGGAATTGCCTGCACCTTCCAGTGTCACCTGCAAAAAGTCAAACAGGAGGTGTTCCTGCAGCTTGTGAACCTCAGCAGGCTTAACCAACCCCTGCCTGAGGCACTCACTCACATAGCAAAGACAAAGGGTGGCAAGGTCTATTCCTAATAAAAAGACACTGCAGCCCAAATCCCTGGCTGTTATAAATGGATACATCCCCAGAGGAGCCAGGACAATTCAAGAGGGCACAGCATGTGGCTTGGAATATATTTGATTTACCTGCCCCTGGAGGAAGTTGGTATTAGTCACCAGACTTCCCATGGCCAGATTTTGTCTGGGAAGAAGCAGCGTGGAGGACCCGCACATCTGGGGTTAACAACAAGGTCCCGAATGCATCCTCCAGAGAAGAAACTTCCTAAACTGCTGCCTGCTAAAGCCGGGTGGATATAGCAGGGGAAGGATACCTCTGTACAGCCCCGATGCTTTCACATTTCCCTGAGGATCCGCTGCTGGCTACTGTCTGCAGCAGGATATTGGGCGAGACAGCCCCTTGCTCTGACCCAGGGTGGCGGTTCCTATGTTTTCATGTGAGTACAATGAGAGCAGGGTCCCCCAAAGAGAAATCCAGTCAGTGCAGGAAACACACGTCCGGGGAGGCTTCCTGCCCTCCCCCTCACTGTAACTCAGGTTTGAAGACAGGGTAAAATGTACTGATTTCTGTCATGGTCAGTCTGGCTTGGCACGTCAACTACAGCACGGGAATGAGTGGAGCTGAATGTCAAGACCCAATGGACTTTTGTAACCATCATATAAGAGGAAAGTATTGTGAAAAATCAAAGCACTGCCTGACTGTGACTATTGTTGTTCAAGTTAAAAGAGCAACAACAAACCTGAGAAACAGAGTGCTGTGCAGGTTACAGATATAACTCATCACAAGGGACCTTACAGCCTATACACTCCAAAACACAccggggagaaaaaaaaatgggctgTATCATCACTCCCAGTGTCCAGAAGGGAAACTGAGTCACAAAGATATCCACTGATTTGCCCCTTCTCACCGGGCATGTTTACGGCAGAGCCAAGAGCCAAATACAGTCCCCAAGTAGCACAGTCATACCTTCTCCATATCTGTACCTTCTTTTTCCTGAGCAGGCAGATGCAGCCACCTCCTTTCTTACAGAAAGCCTTTCACTGCAGCAGGTATTTCAagctggggctgcagagctgtgaaCGCTTCAACGCTGAGGCTTTGCAAAggagcttctctctctctccttgctTTGCAAGTACAATTCTCCCAGGGAAGTCAAGTTCCCCTTATACATGTAGAGAAAAATTTCCTTCCCTTGCTTTTAGGTAGTGCAAGTCATGCCAGATTAAATGTGCAGTGGCAAACGACACTTTTAAGAGGTCCACGTTGCAGTCTGTGAGAATTTTTGTCTGGTGGTAGTGGTCAGTGTCCAGGTGAAAGGGACAACCAATGTGCTACAAAAAAACAGTAGGGGTTTTCATGGGAGAGAGAACGTGGGAAGTGACAGCCTCTGTGACAAACACTCCTTGCAATTTTATGCACCAAAGACAGAGGGCTGTTTAACTGCTTTGGACAGGTGGGATGGTAAGATGTAAATCTGTGACTTTAAAGAGCATTAAAATGCCCCCAAGGAGATGCAGATGGCCTGGGAAGGGGCTTCACAGGCTCTGAAATGTGCGGGTAATGTTGACTGCCTGCAAATTCTGAGCAGGAAATACCATCCCAGCTGCAGTATAAAGGATGTGAAAGCCAAAACACCTGGTCACCAGTATCAAAATTAGTGGAAATTTAATAGAATTAAGATCTAGTAGTACTTCTGGAAAAAAGCCCCAGATTTGTAATTATCAGCAACAGGAATGAAGTTGGCTCCTTGAAAGTCACTGTTGTGTGCCCACTTGTGGGAACCCAGCAGAGCTGGACGAAGAGGGATGTGTACCTGTTGAATGGGTTGGTGGGCTCTGGCTTTGGCTGTGCTTTTGTTACCCACAACAAATCCACAGCATCTCCATTCACTTTTGCACTCCTCCTTAAGAGACCATCTAGAAGTGTTAGCTTGGTTTCAGTCAATACATCCTTCCCACTCTTCCTCTTCCGCCCCCCAGTCTGGCTGCTACTGCATCAGTCAAAACCCTCTTTCACACCatgcagtgttttcttctgaacACTGACGGAGGTTTCTACTGTCTCACCATATCCGGGTACAGTCCATATTTCCTGTTGGCTGCAAAGGAAGGAATTCTGCCACTTTCTGACCCTACTTCTAATCCTGAGACTATAGCACAGCCAGGCTCCATGAGAGAAATCCAGCAAAGTAAATGACTTCCCATCAGCATTGAGGAGATGTTTTGCAGGTGTTCACAGCTCTGGCAAAGAGCTTGTAGGAGCTTGTACATATTCTACATGAGAAATCTCTGTGCATAAATAGAGGGACACATTGCTTTAAATTGCTTTCATACTATAATTTTGGGGTTTATTGAGGACACAAAATAATTTGCAGGTTTCCCATAATAGTTGTGATGCCAGTTAGAACAATAACAAGATCAGAGGAACTGTGAGAtacaatctgaaataaaaaacaaggaCATTTTAAAGGGCAGTTAATCTCTCCATCAGCAGAAAACTGTTCTTGCTGCTGTTTGACACAGCAGTCTCTATTCAGAATTACAGAAGGCAGAGTGATAAAATCACCTCCTTCCTACTCAACCACagttcagcttttaaaattccacagacaaaaaaaaaaatgatggcaACTAATAAATTACAGGTTAAATTAAATCTGTCTCAGTGAGACAGGACACTTGGGGAAGTTTCAAGCACACATTCCTGGAAATGAAGGTGACTGCATCCAGAAGACAAGACACTTAATTAAGGGGAAGGCAGGTGCAGATATTACTCTCAGCAGCAATTCTCTCCTAATGGCTATCTGAGAAGGTGTCTTTGTTTTGTAAGCTCCTGTGAGCCTCTCCCACTTGGCAAATCTTCCTACCTTCACATAATTTCCCATTTTGTTCAGGGGAAAAATGGGGGATGAACATGGATCTGTCCTGCAGGTGGGAACCAGAGGACAAAGGCACTTACTTGGCTGTGGTCACCGAGGGGCTGTTGCAGTAGCTCCCAGGTGTCCCCTAGTTTGTAAATAGTGGGTCTGAGGAGGTGTGAACCATCCTTGGGCATGTCTGCTCTCTTTCCTGCCCTGGGCTTGTCTCACCCACATTGGCCAAATTACTGGCCACTCCATGGCTTTCCTGCGAGCACGTCTGGCTGCCCCCCAGCTCTGTGTGCACCCTCAGAGGAGCAGGTCTCCACAGAGCTGAGCGGTGCAAGGAAGTGTGGGAACACCCTTTGCAGCCCCCTCTTTCCCACCACCTCAGCCAGGGGCTTGCTGAAACCAAATCATGATTGTCATGTTTTGGCTTGGTCCCTCTAGCTCTGGAAACTGTCAGGAGAGACTCCTTGGGCTCTGCAGTCTCTCTGATTCTACGTGAAGTCAGTTTGCCTTCTATCCCTGGACAAAAACAGATGGGAAGATATGCACTTTTGGCTTTACAGATTTAATGTgtgtatctcttttttttttcaagaaattgtCTCTTGTGAGGCAAGATTTTTTCAACAGAATAGCTCCAATTAAGCAAATCACTGAAATACATGCTTAACTGTAAAAGTTCACTGATATTAAGCAAAATACTTCATCATGAGCTTAAGTACTTTACTGAGTCAGGGCTGCATATGCATTTACCTTAATTTCAAGGTAGCAATTTGGATACCATTTCCATTTCATTGGCCTTAAGGCTTTTTCTTTGACTGTTATTCCTGATAGACCTTAGGGTAAATAAAACTAACAGTGGGGACGAGGTGCCGAAAATGTTGGTAATTGCATTTACGTTACTGGGAAGGAGCTAAAACCCAACATGAATAAAGAGGCTGTTAGAGAAGTGGTAATGCTGCTGTGGCCTGTTTTCACCCCCCAGTGACTGTTTAGTCCATGTGCTCTTTGTGCATGAACAGAGGTATACAGTGTGAAAAACCTGTAAGGAAgggaaactgcttttttttttttttttttaccacaagATTTGCTACTGTAAGGCTGTGTACTACATTTCTACAGCAATAATGCtttgaggagagaggagagaatgaGGAGAGGGGCTTAAGTCTCGTCTGCCTAGAAAAGTCAATGATTAGGAGCATTACAGTGTGAGATCAAATTCTGGACTGACTTACACTCTCTGTAATGCTGGTGGTAGCAGGGATATGAAGCCAGGGAAGAGTTTGGTCCCCCCttgcctgatctgggaaaggaGAGCTCAGGCAGTCTCACATTCGGTCGTGGcagtggagcagatgtcacaGTCACAGCGGATGGCCACCGGGTAGGTGTAGAAGGGATCCACATCAGGGGCACACTTGGGCAGCTTCACCGTCATCATCTTGGTCTCATTGTAGATGCAAACACGATGGTAAGACTCGATGTAAGGTGGTTCCAGCACTGGTTTCTGTGGGGGAGAAATGCTGGCCTCAGGCAAGAAGCAAGACAAACATCTGGAGTCGCAGTTTCCTCAAGGGGATTAGTGTAAATAGGGGAGCAACTGGATCAGGTGGAAGGGGCCATGGAAATAACTTTTAGATTACATCCTTCAACACCTGCCTCTTGGAGCCTTGCCATGGAGGAGAGTGGGTGTATGTGcatgtttctgtttgtttaaaacatAAAGCTCCAATTAAAGCTACTTGAAGAAGACAAAAGCCTACccaaaaagctgcttttcagcagaaTACTTGTGTTTCAACCAAATGCATGTTTgccaaaagcagctgcttttttccaAAAGGACAGATTTTCCATCAAAGAAAATGCATTCTGCTGGAAACCCTCCCATGTGCACAAGCTGCCTAAAAGCAGAGGTGCACCCAGGTGCCAagtggctgttttttttctcagccaGACCAGTCTTCCCAGTCAAGCTGCACATCCCACAGGCCCCATGGATGTACACCATGGGGGATGCACTCAGCACAGCAGCCAGCATCGAAGTCTGCAGTTCCTCATGAGAAAAACATCTTGGCCAGAGATCTCAGCCATCAGGAGACGATGGGATCCTGAAGACCCTGAAACCCACACTCCCATGTGGTATCACAGTGGCattgttttcactgaaaagtgAGGTTTTCCTCGACAGGGGTACCCATTTGCAAAGACTCCAAGAAAGGGCAGTGCAAGCAGAAATGGGAGCCCACTGTCATCCTCTCCCTTGCACAGATGGGAAACAGCGTAAGGTAACACAGCCAGgagacattttaatttttctttctttccctctgtgcaGTGTAAACAGCCTGCCCTGGGAACTGAGAATGATGGCATGGAAACAAACAGATGCAATGTTTCAGCAAGAAGATATCCAGACACCCTCCCTCTTACCAACCCCCCATCCATGTACACCACCATGCTTTCTAGGAGCTGTTGAGCCTACAACCAGATGCATTCAGCTTAACTACATCCCAGTGGTATTGCAGTATAGTAAGAAAGTCTGCAAGGTCTGTGCTGTCAGAGGAGCTCGAGAGTGGAGGGAACCAGGAAACAAAAGGTCCCTCAAAGGAACGTTATCTCATTGGAGAAATCTGGCCACCAGTGACCTTTCCCCTCATCCTACCAAGCAGTGAAAGAGAGCAGTAAGAGCTGGCACACAGACCCTGGCCCCTCCTCTGGTCACTTATACGGAGCCATTGTCTTCACGTGGACAAAATCCCTCTGGAGTCGCTTGAGGCTTTTGTGAATAAATTAAATGGATCTGGCCCCTTGAGCCTTCCAGtggcagaaggcaaagacagcCAGAAACCTGTTCTCTGAAGTGTGTGTAGATGTACTTAtgctcttttttctccccctgtatGCCCCCAAAACATAACTATTTCATAGTTAGACCGGACTGTGACTTAGAACAGGACCAAATTAGAAACAGCCATTATCTCTGGGATTTGCTTTTTGGAACAAACTATATTACCCATCAGTTGGGGTCTCCATCTTAATCTCAAAGGAATTTTTTCCAGTAAAGTAATAAAGACCTCTTCTTAAGTGTTCAAGCTGTAAGAGGCTTTCAAATTGCAATAAGAGTATAACATAAGTGCTTCATTACTATCATCATAGGATGTGCATCCCCTTTGAGGCAGTGGAAGGAGGAACAACTGACAGGGAACACTGATGATAGTGGTAGCAGGGAGGTCGTGGAGCAGAACACAGCCCTTGCCTGTTCAGTAGATTACAGTAAGCTATGCAATGTTTGGTGGGTTTCTTTCAAGGACTTTTCTTGAGGTGGGAAGCACCACCCAGGGATGTCAATGCCAGCCAGCCACCCTCAGCCCCGGGCACAGCCTCACCTCCCAGGTCTCACAGCGTCCCCAGCATGCGTCCGTTGTCACCCGCAGCCCCCCACAGCCAGGTTTCTTGGCCAGGAAGGTGAACTCTCGCACAGCGCAGCCAATGAAGGTCCGCAGGTCGATGGCAGAGGTCTTGAGTGTGCCACCGCAGCTGGCCAGCAGCAGGAGAAGAAGATAACCCAGGATCACACAGTGGAGCTTCATGCTGAggcagaagggagagaagggaagtgTTGGGGGAGCCAGCACAGTCCAGGAGGCAAGACATGCAAGTGCAAGGGCACAGGCTCAGCTTGAGCTGGGACAGCCCTTCTTCCCCTCTGACACACTGTTCCCCATCCTCATTCATCCCTAGAGATGGGCAGATGTACGAATGGGGGGTCACCTATTCCCAGGAGTGAAAAGTCTTAGTGAAAAGTCCGTAACAGAAAGAAGTGTCATGGAGACTTtccctgcagagcagtggggttTGCCTGGAAGAGATAAAGCCACCAGCCAGCACCTCAGACCCACTGAAATCTCTATATTGGAAGTTTACTTTGCAGCACATGCTCTCCTGCCATCCCATTTGGGTTGCCCTGAGCTTGCACCAGGCCAATAGCCATGTAGGCCTTTGGTTGTTCTCTCAGTACACACACATGCTGTTGGCTGACGTCCCTGACAGTACTGGCCCTGACAGGGTCAGTCTGGAGgggctctgtctgtctgtctgtctgtcatgCACACCTGTGGGAGGTGGCAGGTTCCCTTCTTTGTTGCATGGGGGGAAAGCAGCATGGCTGCAGCTCCACGCATTCAGCAGGGTTAGGTCTACATATAACACAAGCATTTTGACCTGGACACTTAATTCTGGATTTATCCCACTTACATTTTAGCCTGAGTTAGGAGCTAAGCACCCCTGAATTTGTGCTATAACCTCAGCACCTCCAGAAGTGTTATTGGAGCTGCCATTACCAATATCCTGAGCACTGGGCTTGTACTGGTCCACTCCCAGGGCTGCAGTCAGAGGCTGGTTGTCCCTCCTGCACACACTGCCCTACCAGCCAGCTCAGATCCAACCAAGTCTGCTAAGCTGGTGAACAGGGCTGGTAAGACAAGGGGGGACCTGGCCAAGGTGAAAAGAGGAGGCTTAAATTCCTCACACCTTCTAAGCAGCCCAGCATCTGCCATGTCGCTCTGATACCTGCTGCATTTGTCTCAGTGAAGGAAGCAACCAGCCTCTCTGGAATACTTTCTCTGTCAAAAAAAGAGAGCTGGAAAGTAACTCTAAGCTACAAGATGTGTTTTATACTTCACGTACTTGCACTGCATTTAAAAACGTCCACCTAGAAACCCCAGACTTGACATTTAATTTTGAGAAAGTCAGCTACTGCATGGGGCGCACAAACTTGTGTTCATTGGCCTGTGTCTCAGCTGGATAGACTTAAGTTAAATGATCTTGGCCTGCTGATGTTTGAGTCTCTAGGCTCCTGTTAAACCAAATGCTTTAAATTAGCTCAATCAGAGTTTTAGATCACTACACGAAGTTTGCTTCATATACATTGCCATGCATACAGTCTTGCATGTGGTTAAATGAGTGCATGTTTATATATAACCTTCAACAGGgtaaaaaatgctaaaattccttatttttaaaaatttgagagCAGAAGAGACAAACTTCAGAACAAATCAAACATTTATTCTTTGCCACTATAGCAAAACCTGCTGCTTTATTCATGAGCTGGATCCATGACATGGAGCAAACACAGAAGCACACTCACCTGATTTGTTGGAGTCAGATCTCCTTTTGCAGTTTTAAATTGCAGATGGTGTTTCAGGACGTCAGAGTGAGCAGCAGGAGACCTGCACGAAAATCTTTGTCAGCTTTGTGCTCAGTAGGTCTCCCTAGCAGCTGCTACTGTGTTGCTTAATTGCTCGAATTTATAGAAAGGGTCTTGTCAATCAAAGCAAGACAGAGGCAGATCCTTACTTGAACTACCACAGGCATCAAAGTCATTGACTGTAAAGCAAGCCTCTCCTTTCCAACAGCGATTAGTTTGAAGGGTTTCATAACATCAGCCCTGAAACAAAAGGAGTATCTTGGTGAGTGAAATAATGAGCATGCTCTAGGCCAAAATGGATCTTCTTTTCCGTAGTGGAATTGCAACACCTTCGTGAGGAGATTGGAGGCTGGCTCTGAAATCATCATTACCCCCCTAATTAACAAGCCCTGAATAAACACCCTGAAGGGagacttttcaaatatttgtgcaaGCAAACCCCTGAATTTGTCAACTGCATAAGACCTTTTTTTTACTCTATTGCTCTGTACAAACAAGGCAAGGGATCAGGGAGGAGGTGTGAGTttgcaagaaaagcaaatgttCTCTTGACAAGCCAGGCAGCTGTCACAGGTAAGCACCACTGTGCAAAGGAAATTTGGAAATTGTGTCCATTGCCTTTGCCACGCAAACacaaatttcagcttttcatagGACAGGGAGAAGCCGAGGAACCTTGGTATATGGAAAACTTGCTGGTCAGTGAGTTCATATAAGACGAGCGGGTGACAGAAGTGCAGCCATAAGCTCACGCAGTGACCTCGGGAAAGTCAcctcccttccctgcagctgGACAGTGACTTCCCAGCGCTGACTGCTCCAATACCCAGGCAGATCCAGAAAAGGCAGGGCCTTTTCTGTGATTACAGACACCTCGGAGTGATGCTGTTAAAGGCAGCCACAGCAATACAACCCAACCCTGCAAATAGAAAACACAGAGGAAACCTTGATTTAAATAAACTCCATCctacaatattttaaagaaaaacaaaaaaacccaaaacaaaacaaacccaaaacagcaTCTGTTGATGTCCAGAAAATGCATCTCTTACCAAATATGAAACAGTGATTACTACGAGTATCAAATATGAAGCAGTGATTACTGTGAGTTTCTTAATTTACCTTAAAAGTATCACATGTATACTTCTGGTGGGTTGCATTCAGGCATTCTGTAGTATGAGCTACAGAAACCAGCAAATGGACATTGAGGAAATGGGATATTGAAGCATTCAAGACCAAATGAGGTGTATTACATAGGTGCTCTCCTTTTTTCAGGGTGAATAACCCATGGCTCAGGGCCCTTGTTTCACTTCCTAGGTCAGTAACATACATTTGGTGCAGCAGCAGGACTCATGTTCATGCTAACACCTGCTGGGAACCCACAGAGCACTTGCCGTGTTTTCCTTTTCCGCTTGGAGCCACCCCTGCTTGGCTGTTTTTCTTGCTACTACGTGGCCCTGCTATTTTCCTGATCAATAA includes:
- the GPHB5 gene encoding glycoprotein hormone beta-5, with translation MKLHCVILGYLLLLLLASCGGTLKTSAIDLRTFIGCAVREFTFLAKKPGCGGLRVTTDACWGRCETWEKPVLEPPYIESYHRVCIYNETKMMTVKLPKCAPDVDPFYTYPVAIRCDCDICSTATTECETA